A part of Apostichopus japonicus isolate 1M-3 chromosome 10, ASM3797524v1, whole genome shotgun sequence genomic DNA contains:
- the LOC139975219 gene encoding coiled-coil domain-containing protein 39-like, which translates to MSVKSVLSGMDWDEGLQVPVANDSNKKLEKLLQKNQQDMTKLQLELGQTEDRLFALTEHMRNVQQELNNTQAVSRAREREIETENHMVLVAQREEGRLKQEIKRLENDLAELQERKNIHENSIFKNTQKLEEMKSQLKWDQQALEAWLEESASKDEDAMTLLKYSQIDDAKIKELALRMEKMTGDAQKKRKNLNHEMTETLTAQLELDKTAEEFRKAHNDRQNLITQWEATIEQMQKRDREMDGLALRLAEAKAELRANESQVGEKRQFLENEMENNQEQQKQIQQTDRLAARLRQDYQQNETQRIQFQDEMETLKFTVERTASDLEAMRRQVNELKKDVEEKKRRVEVAKANRANLMEKLKAASDATISAEEKAAIMDNMLENEEEDMKLMEQELKRLRDVQYKKSQELYNAKTVEKNSAAEIQGARAASRNLSSRINKYDHDSLKQQEIIYNQDFAIQQLERKIARLQGERSTEEMDALNAKIKALTGALDERNNTHSLLSTQLKRLQDDIRRVKRELEKGGAETDDLTSKIEELNLHNDSSQRELKRIVQAKQDMMVDDNILKLEIKRLRDILNSKADDVFSLEKRRLQLETAMKERHHEIGIHKDMLKAQLKTAEEERATVSTELHERISKIDKLRKRYEILMVSMAPPEGEADEEVSQAYYVIKAAQEKEQLQRKGDELDARIRKAEKEIKALENTLRLMNGRNEQYRKSFNRVTETSEEYEEKQRLDEQLRAAMDKYKYKRRQIRELQDDLQTMSNTMENLTRDERAYEEMVEEKQNKTKQLSKELDEQKAKVERASKLVVKYARDVRSAKKSKGETHEEKDFDLREMRDFNKQVMKQVGGVIHENADLAPTAHMLFSQASLPVPPPPSATGMRTSRSGSSISARSILSPKTPSSGRSAASSRAGSTTAAIKTVDLSGLSGSRSGSPKEVRSPTGSASRMSTGRRDSRPASAASSKSSARSMKY; encoded by the exons ATGAGTGTTAAAAGTGTCCTTAGTGGCATGGACTGGGATGAAGGTCTCCAGGTACCAGTTGCTAATGATAGCAacaagaaacttgaaaagttg CTTCAGAAAAACCAGCAAGATATGACAAAGCTCCAGCTAGAACTGGGACAAACAGAAGATCGTTTGTTTGCTCTTACCGAGCACATGAGAAATGTTCAACAGGAGTTGAACAACACGCAG GCTGTGAGCCGTGCTCGAGAGAGAGAGATCGAAACCGAAAACCACATGGTTTTAGTGGCACAGAGAGAGGAGGGACGTTTGAAGCAAGAAATCAAACGACTGGAGAATGATCTAGCAGAACTGCAAGAGAGGAAAAACATTCATGAA AATTCCATATTTAAGAACACACAGAAACTTGAAGAGATGAAGTCGCAGTTGAAATGGGACCAACAAGCACTGGAAGCCTGGCTAGAAGAATCTGCCAGTAAAGATGAAGATGCCATGACTTTGCTGAAGTATTCACAGATAGACGATGCTAAGATCAAG GAGTTGGCTCTGAGGATGGAGAAAATGACGGGAGATGCTCAAAAGAAACGGAAAAACTTAAACCATGAGATGACCGAAACGCTCACCGCCCAG TTGGAGCTGGATAAGACAGCAGAAGAGTTTCGAAAAGCACACAATGACAGACAAAATCTGATCACCCAATGGGAGGCAACCATCGAGCAGATGCAGAAACGAGACAGAGAAATGGATGGATTGGCATTG CGATTAGCCGAAGCCAAGGCAGAACTAAGGGCGAACGAAAGCCAAGTTGGGGAGAAACGTCAGTTTCTCGAGAACGAGATGGAGAATAATCAAGAGCAACAGAAACAGATCCAGCAGACAGACCGTCTGGCGGCGAGGTTGAGGCAAGACTACCAGCAAAATGAGACTCAGAGGATTCAATTCCAAGATGAG ATGGAAACACTAAAATTCACAGTGGAGAGGACGGCTTCTGATTTGGAAGCTATGAGAAGACAAGTTAATGAACTCAAGAAGGACGTCGAGGAGAAGAAGAGACG AGTTGAAGTGGCCAAAGCCAACCGTGCAAATCTGATGGAGAAATTGAAAGCAGCCAGTGATGCGACCATTTCTGCAGAAGAGAAAGCGGCCATTATGgataatatgctagaaaatgaAGAGGAAGACATGAAGCTTATGGAGCAGGAGCTCAAAAGACTCCGCGATGTGCAGTACAAAAAATCGCAG GAACTGTACAATGCCAAGACTGTAGAGAAGAATTCTGCTGCCGAGATCCAGGGCGCCAGAGCCGCCAGCCGAAACCTCAGCAGCCGTATCAACAAGTATGATCATGACTCGTTGAAGCAAcaagaaattatatataatcAG GATTTTGCAATCCAACAACTGGAGAGAAAGATTGCTCGATTGCAGGGCGAGAGAAGCACAGAGGAGATGGATGCCCTGAACGCAAAGATCAAAGCACTCACGGGTGCCCTCGATGAAAGGAACAATACACACTCTCTACTGAGTACACAGTTGAAGAGGCTACAG GATGATATCAGGAGAGTGAAACGGGAGCTAGAGAAAGGAGGAGCAGAGACGGATGACCTGACGAGTAAGATAGAAGAGCTAAACCTTCACAACGACAGCTCTCAGAGGGAGCTCAAGAGAATTGTCCAGGCTAAACAG GATATGATGGTGGATGACAACATACTGAAGTTAGAGATCAAACGGCTACGCGATATCTTAAACTCAAAAGCAGATGATGTCTTTAGCCTGGAGAAGAGAAGGCTGCAGTTAGAAACG GCAATGAAGGAACGTCATCACGAGATCGGTATTCACAAAGATATGTTGAAAGCGCAGCTGAAGACGGCGGAGGAAGAGAGGGCGACAGTCAGCACAGAACTTCACGAAAGGATCAGCAAAATTGACAAGTTGAGGAAAAG GTATGAAATCTTGATGGTGTCAATGGCACCACCAGAGGGAGAGGCAGACGAGGAAGTGTCCCAGGCGTATTATGTCATCAAG GCTGCTCAAGAGAAAGAACAGCTACAGCGGAAGGGAGATGAATTGGATGCAAGAATACGCAAAGCCGAGAAGGAGATCAAGGCCCTGGAAAACACCCTCCGTCTGATGAATGGAAGGAACGAACAGTATCGGAAAAGTTTTAACAGGGTCACAGAAACTA GCGAGGAGTACGAGGAGAAACAGAGATTGGACGAGCAGCTCCGCGCTGCGATGGACAAATACAAGTACAAGAGACGACAGATACGTGAGCTACAGGACGATCTACAGACCATGTCAAATACGATGGAGAACTTAACCAGAGATGAGAGAGCATACGAAGAAATGGTGGAGGAAAAACAG aataaaaccaaacaactttCAAAAGAGCTTGACGAACAGAAAGCCAAGGTAGAGAGAGCCTCTAAGTTAGTCGTTAAATACGCCCGAGATGTCAGGAGTGCAAAGAAGAGTAAAGGAGAAACTCATGAAGAG AAAGACTTTGATTTGCGAGAGATGCGAGATTTCAACAAACAGGTGATGAAGCAAGTCGGTGGTGTCATTCATGAGAACGCAGACCTAGCACCGACAGCTCACATGCTCTTCTCACAG GCAAGCCTCCCTGTTCCGCCTCCTCCAAGTGCAACTGGGATGCGTACATCTCGGTCGGGATCTTCAATCAGTGCAAGGAGTATCCTGTCACCAAA GACGCCTTCATCTGGTCGAAGCGCAGCTTCCAGCCGAGCAGGAAGCACAACTGCAGCGATCAAGACGGTGGATCTTTCTGGACTGTCTGGAAGTAGATCTGGATCGCCTAAAGAAGTTAGATCCCCCACGGGATCGGCCTCGAGAATGTCCACGGGTAGAAGAGATTCCCGACCCGCCAGTGCGGCCAGTAGCAAGAGCAGTGCGCGAAGTATGAAGTACTGA